In Deltaproteobacteria bacterium, the genomic window GGCCTTGATCGAAGACCATCTCTGCCGGCACCCGTGAGCGGAACATCCGAGAACGATGGCAAACGGCTCCTGGCCTGCCGCCAATGCGCTGCGGCGCGTCTGGCTCGTGAGAGGGTCGCTGCTACGAGCGCCAGACACGAAGCGACGGTTCCCCTCTCGCAGGCGTTCAAGTGCCTCTCGCGCTGAGATCATCGATGCTTCACCCTCGTCCGGCGAACGTAATGTAGATGCCACGCGCTGATGGATCACCTGGCGGCACGATGCCGCAAGACGATACCTGCCATAACAGAACCCACTCAGACGGAGCAACCGTAATACTCTAGAAATTCCGACACTTCACTTCAGGAGGTCTCCGTCTGAGCCTCTCTGCCATCGCCGTAGTCGTCTACTTGGGGGGACCGCCATCTATGGGTCCAGAGAGTTGCATATGTCTCCGTCTGAAAGACTGAAAGGTTCTGAAAGGCTGGATGCAGGCCTGAGCAAAAGCACGGCTGCGAGCAACAGTTATTTGGCGGGTTGAACTGCACTTCACTGGTAGCAAGAGACCCAGGTGAATTCGGGGCGGCGAAGCCGGTCTCCCAGTAATTCTATAGCATTTTGCGACCGACTCCCTGGCACATCCCTTGCTTGTTAGTGCGATGAACCCCTGACCAGGAGTCGCCTATGGCTGCGCGCCCCCAATCTCGATTCCTACTGTGTCTTCTACTGCTAGGCCTCGCCGGCCTGCCACGCGCCACACTTGCCCGCGACCCAGTGCACACCCTCCGCGGAGGGCAACTCCTCTCCGCCGATGTGATCATGGAGATGGTCCGCGATGTCACGCCGGGCTTGGAAGAGACGCTCGTCGGCGGCATTTGGTCGACACAATGTTGGGATGGCTATACCGACGACATTGACGACCCCGATACCGGATTGCTGACCGTCAACACGCTGACCGATATCGACTACGAAAACGTGAGCGACGTGAATGACGGTTGTATCTTCGGCGATTCTCGGAACTTCAACAATTTCGCCGTGAACCAACCGACGTTCGATCGCTTCAAAATCATCGGCGAGCGGGCCTTTCTCGCGGCTTTTCATTACACGTATGACGACGGTTCCGGAAATCAGGGCAGTGATTTTGAAACCTGGTCCGTCCCGGAACTCACGGAGAACTCCGTCCTGTTGATTTCCGACAATGCCACCGTGCGGATGACCCGCATTAACACGCGCTCCGCGATCCCGACCGAGCCCGCCGTCTCGGCCAGCGGCCGAGCCATCACCCTCAGTTGGACCGACGCAAGCAGCGATGAAACCGGCTTCCGCATCCTGCGCAAGGACTCCGTCTCGGGCGATTTTGCTGAAATCGGCACGGCGAGTGCCGGCGCCACATCGTACAGCGACACCGTCTCGGCTGCCGGGACCTATTGGTACCGAGTCCGCGCCGTGAATGCGAACGGCGATTCGCTGGGCAGCATCGTCGTCTCGGTCACGGTCGAGTAACGACCCGCGCCGACTCACTGAGAGGGAAGCCAGGCAACGCATCACGCCAAGCAGCGCTGACGTTAGGCCCGCGGCAAGGTCAGCGTGACCCGTTGCATACGGCCGTGTCGCGGTCGGTCGGCAGTCGCCACGACACCAGCGACGGTGAAGAGCGCATGCCAATAGGGATCCTCGAGCCGCAACGGCCATGGAGCGGTCTCCCGCGTCGGCCATGCGGATGGGACGGCATGGGGATCAAGCCACAACGTCAAATGATCGCCACGGTATTCGCCATGCAGCGCCGTGGCCTCG contains:
- a CDS encoding fibronectin type III domain-containing protein, whose product is MAARPQSRFLLCLLLLGLAGLPRATLARDPVHTLRGGQLLSADVIMEMVRDVTPGLEETLVGGIWSTQCWDGYTDDIDDPDTGLLTVNTLTDIDYENVSDVNDGCIFGDSRNFNNFAVNQPTFDRFKIIGERAFLAAFHYTYDDGSGNQGSDFETWSVPELTENSVLLISDNATVRMTRINTRSAIPTEPAVSASGRAITLSWTDASSDETGFRILRKDSVSGDFAEIGTASAGATSYSDTVSAAGTYWYRVRAVNANGDSLGSIVVSVTVE